Proteins from a genomic interval of Acetobacterium woodii DSM 1030:
- a CDS encoding DegT/DnrJ/EryC1/StrS family aminotransferase, producing the protein MNIPFVSFEPMHKEIEDEILEKFKEIYKKNWFIRGEEVENFETKFAEFCGSKYCIGCGNGLDAIYLILRGYDIGVGDEVIVPSNTFIATALAVSYAGAKPIFVEPDLLTYNIDTSLIEKALTKNSKAIIAVHLYGQPADMDEINRIAKKHNLIVIEDAAQAHGSLYKGKKVGSLGDASGFSFYPGKNLGALGDAGAVVTNEKKIADKIRALGNYGSDRKYHHIYKGENSRLDEVQAGFLSIKLRYLDKWNEERRRIAKKYLDEIINPNVIKPVEADYAKHVWHLFVARTNKRNALKEYLENNGIFTTIHYPIPIYLQAAYEELKPMSDALSLTRKISNDVISLPIWYGMKENEVNYVIETINNWR; encoded by the coding sequence ATGAATATTCCTTTTGTAAGTTTTGAACCAATGCATAAAGAAATAGAAGATGAGATTCTAGAAAAATTTAAGGAAATATATAAGAAAAATTGGTTTATCCGAGGTGAAGAAGTTGAAAATTTCGAAACAAAATTTGCTGAGTTTTGCGGATCAAAATATTGTATTGGTTGTGGTAACGGCTTAGATGCGATTTATTTGATTTTGAGAGGTTATGACATCGGGGTCGGAGATGAAGTAATCGTACCATCAAATACATTTATTGCGACCGCACTTGCGGTATCCTATGCAGGAGCAAAGCCAATTTTTGTAGAGCCGGATTTACTAACATATAATATCGATACTTCTTTAATCGAAAAAGCTTTAACCAAAAATTCAAAAGCTATCATAGCTGTTCATTTATATGGACAACCTGCGGATATGGATGAGATTAATAGAATTGCGAAGAAACATAATCTAATAGTAATTGAAGATGCCGCGCAAGCGCATGGTTCGCTGTACAAAGGAAAAAAGGTGGGGAGTTTAGGAGATGCTTCAGGATTTAGTTTCTATCCGGGAAAGAATTTAGGCGCGCTTGGAGATGCTGGTGCGGTGGTAACAAATGAAAAAAAAATAGCGGATAAAATAAGAGCGCTTGGAAATTATGGATCGGATCGGAAGTATCATCATATTTACAAAGGTGAAAATTCGAGGCTGGATGAAGTTCAAGCTGGATTTTTAAGCATCAAATTAAGGTATCTTGATAAATGGAACGAAGAGCGAAGAAGGATTGCGAAAAAATATTTAGATGAAATTATAAATCCGAATGTAATAAAACCAGTTGAGGCTGATTATGCAAAGCATGTATGGCATTTGTTTGTTGCAAGAACGAATAAAAGAAATGCATTAAAAGAATATTTGGAAAATAACGGAATATTTACAACAATCCATTATCCGATACCTATATATTTACAAGCAGCATATGAAGAACTGAAACCGATGTCCGATGCGCTGTCTTTAACTCGAAAAATTTCAAATGATGTAATAAGTTTACCGATATGGTATGGTATGAAAGAAAACGAAGTTAATTATGTAATTGAAACAATAAACAATTGGAGATAG
- a CDS encoding acyltransferase: MDDKRIMLKYIDQKLFNFLQQSKDIMPLRLIKLIAYYYPDARIRKLYFEKIGVYMGEGTFANLGMKITIGELKEKYMIIIGKNVSIAPNVTFITESTPNNSIKLQEIPYVKDKLIKNEKIIINNDVWLGANVTILPGIKIGECSIIGAGSVVVCDVEAYSVYGGVPAKKIRSLEGDESHV, from the coding sequence ATGGATGATAAAAGGATAATGCTAAAATATATTGATCAAAAGTTATTTAATTTTTTACAGCAATCTAAAGATATAATGCCGCTAAGACTAATAAAACTGATTGCATATTATTATCCAGATGCTAGAATCAGAAAATTATATTTTGAAAAAATAGGAGTATACATGGGAGAAGGGACATTTGCCAATTTAGGAATGAAAATTACGATTGGTGAGTTAAAAGAAAAGTACATGATCATTATCGGAAAAAATGTATCAATAGCTCCTAATGTAACTTTTATCACTGAATCCACACCAAATAATTCAATAAAATTACAAGAAATTCCATACGTTAAAGATAAGCTCATTAAGAATGAGAAAATAATAATAAATAATGATGTATGGTTGGGTGCAAATGTTACGATATTGCCGGGCATAAAAATTGGCGAATGTTCAATTATCGGAGCTGGTAGCGTAGTTGTTTGCGATGTTGAAGCTTATTCCGTTTATGGTGGAGTTCCAGCGAAAAAAATCAGGAGTCTAGAAGGAGATGAAAGCCATGTATAA
- a CDS encoding sugar 3,4-ketoisomerase — MYNVALVKFKKFTDKYGHLTPVEGKIDIPFEIKRIYYISNVQEGVARGFHSHRKLHQVLICLNGAVKIKVKNPHEEEVIQLSESSVGLYIGPYVWREIFDFTEGSVLLALASEYYDEDDYIRNYDFYLEEAQKRY, encoded by the coding sequence ATGTATAATGTAGCACTTGTAAAATTTAAAAAATTCACCGATAAATATGGTCACTTAACCCCAGTCGAAGGCAAAATAGATATACCTTTTGAAATAAAAAGGATCTATTATATTTCGAATGTTCAAGAAGGTGTTGCAAGAGGTTTTCATTCTCATCGGAAACTTCACCAAGTTCTGATCTGTCTTAATGGCGCGGTAAAAATAAAAGTAAAAAATCCGCATGAAGAAGAAGTTATCCAATTAAGTGAATCAAGTGTAGGTTTGTATATCGGACCATATGTTTGGCGAGAAATATTTGATTTTACTGAGGGGAGTGTCCTTTTAGCTCTTGCGTCGGAATATTATGATGAAGATGATTATATCAGAAACTATGATTTTTATTTAGAAGAAGCCCAAAAAAGATATTAA